In one window of Syngnathus typhle isolate RoL2023-S1 ecotype Sweden linkage group LG7, RoL_Styp_1.0, whole genome shotgun sequence DNA:
- the LOC133157279 gene encoding uncharacterized protein LOC133157279 gives MSPRKASGSSKAIVKHKDALHSALTHLERRDSYVRLLFVDFSSGYWTSSVRGHSDNRIVKFADNTTLVGLITKGDETQYRLEVDLLTTWCRDNNLLLNVDKTKEIVVDFRKGHTQHLPLTIDGAVVERVSSPRFLGVHISEDLSWSTNTASLAKKAQRRLYFLRKLRRASAPPAVMTTIYRGTIESVLSSCIGVWGGSCTDYNLKALQRIANTAGKIIGASLPSLKDIYTSHLTRKATAIVSDASHPAHSLFDLLPSGKRYRSLRSRTTRLTNSFILQAVRIMNSLPFSA, from the exons ATGTCTCCaaggaaagcaagtgggagcagtaaagccatcgtaaaacacaaagacgccctccactcggccctcacccacctggagagaagggactcgtatgtcagattgctgtttgtggacttcagttctggctactggacttcctctgtcagaggccacag cgacaaccgtatagtgaagtttgctgacaacacgactctggtgggtctcatcaccaagggagacgagactcaatacaggctggaggttgaccttctgaccacgtggtgcagggacaacaacctcctgctgaacgtcgacaagaccaaggagattgttgttgacttccggaagggtcacacccaacacctgcctctgaccatcgacggtgctgtggtggagagagtgagcagccccaggttcctgggggtgcacatcagtgaggatctctcctggtccaccaacaccgcatcattggcgaagaaggcccagcgccgcctgtacttcctgcggaaactcaggcgagcgagcgctcctccggccgtcatgactacaatttaccgtggcaccattgagagcgtcctttcCAGCTGTATtggtgtttggggtggcagctgcactgactacaacttgaaggccctgcaacGCATAgcgaacacggctggtaagattattggtgcttcactcccctccttgaaggacatttacacctcccatctcacccgcaaggcgaccgcgattgtgagtgatgcgagtcaccccgctcactctttgttcgatcttctgccctctgggaagaggtacaggagcctgcgctcccgcaccaccagactcaccaacagcttcatactccaggctgttaggatcatGAACTCTCTCCCTTTTTCTGCatag